The Sphingopyxis sp. TUF1 genome segment ACGCCCTTTTGATACTGGAAACGGATCTTGCCGGGGCGCTTGAGGGTGAGCTTGCCCGACAGGCGCTGGCCGTTGCGGTCGGTCTGCACGAAATCGGCGGTCATCGTGCTCGTCGCTTTGAGATGTGACTGCACCGCCGACAGGCCGTTCGCTGATTGGGCAAGCGCGGGCACGCCGATGGCAAGTCCGGCCGCGGCCGGAACGGCGAGGGCAATCGCGGCGAAGCGGGTCAACTTGGTCTTAAAAATCATCTGGCTCTCAATTCTGGAACGGGTCGCCGGGTCTTGGCAGCCGGGCATTGAACCGGCCGTGAACCCTGCGGTCAGAGGCGGTTAAAGTCGCGGGAGGCGGAAAAGGTTGCTCAGCGCGGCTGGCCATATTGATCGGTGAGCACGTCGCGGCGCCCGACATGGTTGGGCGGGCTGACCAGCCCCTCCTCCTCCATGCGCTCGATCAGCCGCGCGGCGCTGTTATAGCCGATGCGGAGTTGCCGCTGGAGCCAGCTGGTCGATGCTTTCTGGCTTTCGACGACGATCTGGCACGCCTTGGCATACATGCGGTCCTCGGCGCTGTCGCCGCCCGCGGGCGCGCCCTCCATCGCAAAACCGCCATCCTCGGGATCTTCGGTGACGCTTTCGATATAGTCGGGCCGGCCTTGCCCCTTCCAGTGATCGGCAACCGCGCGCACCTCGTCATCGGAAACAAAGGGGCCGTGGATGCGCGTAATCTGCTTGCCGCCGGGCACATAAAGCATGTCGCCCTTGCCGAGCAGCTGTTCGGCGCCCGCTTCGCCCAAAATGGTGCGGCTGTCGATTTTCGACGTCACGTTAAAGCTGATGCGCGTCGGCAGGTTCGCCTTGATCACGCCGGTGATGACATCCACCGACGGGCGCTGCGTCGCGAGGATCAGGTGGATGCCCGCCGCCCGCGCCTTTTGTGCGAGCCGCTGGATCAGGAATTCGACTTCCTTGCCCGCGGTCATCATCAAATCGGCAAGCTCATCAACCACCACCACGATCTGCGGCAGCGGCGCATAGTCGAGCGTCTCTTCCTCATAGACCGGCTGGCCAGTGTCGGGGTCATAACCCGTCTGGACGCGGCGGCCCAGGGATTTGCCTTTGGCGAGCGCGGCGCGAACCTTGTCGTTGTAGGAAGCGAGGTTGCGGACCGACAGCGACGACATCATCCGGTAGCGGTCCTCCATCTGCTCGACCGCCCATTTCAGCGCCCGGATCGCCTTCTTGGGTTCGGTCACGACGGGGGCAAGCAGATGCGGAATATCGTCATAGACGCTGAGTTCCAGCATCTTGGGATCGATCATGATCATCTTCACCTGGTCGGGACCTAGGCGATAGAGCAGCGACAGGATCATCGCGTTGAGCCCCACCGACTTGCCCGATCCGGTCGTGCCCGCAATCAGCAGATGCGGCATCGGCGCCAGGTCGGCGATCATCGGGTCGCCGCTGATATTCTTGCCGAGGATGATCGGCAGCGCGCCGGTGTGATCCTGGAACAGCGCGCTGCCGATGATTTCGTGCAGCACCACCGATTCGCGGTGCGCATTCGGCAGTTCGATGCCGATAACGGTCCGGCCGGGAATGGGCGCGATGCGCGCCGACAGCGCCGACATATTGCGCGCGATGTCGTCCGCCAGGTTCGACACGCGGCTCGCCTTGGTGCCCGGCGCGGGCTCGAGCTCGTACATGGTGACGACAGGGCCGGGGCGTACCGCAGTGACCACCCCTTTGACCTGAAAATCCTCGAGTACCGATTCGAGCAGCCGGGCGTTGCGCTCGAGCGCCGCCTTGTCGATCTGTCCGGCGGGTCGTTCGGGCGCGGGCGTCAGCAGGTCGATCGACGGCAACTGGTAGTGCGTGAACAGTTCGGTCTGCGGCTTGGGTTTCGGCTTCGACGGCACGGTGCGCTGCACCGGCTCGGCGATCTCGGGCGGGGCGCGGTCGACGGGTTCGGCCAGGGCGCGCGGCCGCACGGCGCGGTCCATAAAGCCGGGCGCCTTTTCGGCCTCGTATGGCGCGGGGCGTCCGGGTTCAACCACACGGCTGCTTGTCGCCGCGGGCAGGCGGAAGCGCGAGGCCCAGCCCTTTTCCAGCCGCAGCGCCCGCCACGCGAGGAACAGGCCAAGCCCGACGAGCAGCAGGATCGTCGCAAAGCGGATCAGCGCCGCGGCAGGCTCGCCCGCGCTGGCAAAGAGCGGCGCAATCGCACCCCCGACCAGCAGCGCGATGATTCCGCCCCAACCCGCCGGCATCGGCGCGCTGGTCGCGGGCGACCAAAGCTCGGCGCCCAGCCCGACGAGCAGGATGCCGATGAAGCTGTACGATAGCTGGCGCGGCCAGTGCGGCTGGGCTTCCCCCTTCCACATCCGCCACGCGATGATCGCGAGCAGCGGCAGCAGCAGGACAACGCCGACACCGCCGATCGACAGTCCGATGTCGGCGAACCATGCGCCGGCATTGCCCATCCAGTTCGCCGCGGTACCGTCGGCGGCGGTGTTCAGCGCCGCGTCGGTGCTGTCATAAGTCGCAAACGCAAGGGTCAGGAACAGCGTGAACAGGCCAAGCGCCGCCGCCGCCGCGATCACGATCGACCGGGCGATACTCTGGCGGAAAACCGTGCGCCAATCGGCCTTTCCAGGTGCGGCCTTGCGGCTAGCCATGCTCTCTTCATGTCCCTGATGATGTCCCATAGCGATATGCGCATGGGGCGGAGTCGCCGTCAAGCGCGGGCCGAACGGCGCGGTGGGTTATGGAAGTTCACGCGGCGGCGCGGAGACGCGGAGAGGATTTCCACTTCCGTTCGTGCTGAGCTTGTCGAAGGGCCGTTCTTTCTTCTCGTGGCGTCAAAAAGGAGAACAGTGCTTCGACAAGCTCAGCACGAGCGATATTGAGAAAATCTCCGCGTCTCCGCGTGAACCCGATATGAGCGGAGGCCGCTTTCCACTCGGCCGGTTGTCGGCTAGTGCAAAGTCATGACCGAAATCCAACGCAGCGACGTGATCATCTCCGGCGGCGGGCTCGTCGGACAGACGCTCGCCCTCGCGCTCGCGCATCACGGCCTGTCGGTGCAAGTCGTCGATCCCGCAGATCCGGTTGCCGCAATCGCGCCCGGCTTCGATGGCCGCGCTTCCGCAATCGCCAGCGCGACGTGGCAGATGTTCGAGGTGCTGGGCATCGCCGACCGCCTCGCCGGTCATGGTTGCGCGATCCGCGCGATCAAGGTCGGCGACGGCGCCCCCGACAGCGGCCGCGGCGGCGATCTCGATTTCGTGACCCAAGAGGGCGATCCGCCGCTCGGCACGATGGTCGAAAATCGCCAGCTGCGGATCGCGCTTGCCGCCGCGATCGCCGACGCACCGCTGGTGCGGCTGAAAATGCCCGCCACCGTCGTTACGCGCGAGGTTGACGCGCATGGCGTAACCCTCGCCCTCGCCGACGAAACAAAGCTCGCCGCGCCGCTGCTCATCGTTGCCGAAGGCCGCCGTTCGCCGACGCGCGACGCCGCGGGCTTCCACATCGCGAACTGGTCCTACCATCATCACGCGATGATCGGGGCCGTTACGCACGACCGGCCACACGGCCACGTCGCCTTTGAAATCTTCTATCCCTCCGGCCCCTTCGCGCTGCTCCCGCTCGTCGACGATGCCGATGGGCGGCATCGCTCGGCCTTTGTCTGGACGGTGTCCGAAAAGGACGGACCGGGTTTTGCCAAGCTCGGCGACCGTGGTTTCACCGCCGAACTCGAAAAGCGCGCGGGCGGCGTGCTCGGCGCGATGCAGCTCGTCGCGCCGCGTATGACCTATCCGCTCGGCTTTCACCACAGCGCCTCGATCGTCGCCGACCGCATCGTGCTGGTCGGCGATGCCGCGCATGGCATCCACCCGATCGCGGGGCAGGGGCTGAACCTTGGCCTGCGCGACGTCGCGGCGCTGACCGAAGTGCTCGTCGAAGGCGCACGGCTCGGCCTCGACCTCGGTGATGCCGCTTTGCTTGCGCGATACCAGCGCTGGCGCGGACTCGACAATCTGATGGTCAGCCTTGCGACCGACGGGCTCACGCGCCTGTTCGGCATTCCCGGCCGCGCCGCCGCCGCGGTACGTCGCACGGGGCTCGGCGCTGTGCAGCACATGCCGATGCTCAAACGCTTCTTCATGGACGAAGCGCGCGGGGAAGCGGGCGACCTGCCGCGATTGCTGGCGGGGGCGGAGGTTTAGGCGCGCACCTTCAGAGGCGGATTATTGCAACGTGGCGCGCCCGTCGTCGCTGTCGAAACGGCCGAAAAACTGCATCAGCTGGATCACCAGTTCGGCGCGCGCGTCGATCGGCGTCGCTTCGAGCAGCGCCTGCTTGGCCGCGGCGTCGAACGGCGCAACCTGCGCGATCCCGTTGACCAAAGTTTCATCGTCGAGCTGGCCGACCGAATCCCAGTCGACGACATAGCCTTGCCGTGCGGCGAAGCGCTTGGCCTCACGCTCGAGGCTCGCGCGCTCGATGCTCGACAGCACCGCGTGATCCTCGGCTTCCAGCTCGATTTCGGCCTCGACCTGCCGGAACGGCGTCGTGACGTCGAGCTCG includes the following:
- a CDS encoding FAD-dependent monooxygenase, which encodes MTEIQRSDVIISGGGLVGQTLALALAHHGLSVQVVDPADPVAAIAPGFDGRASAIASATWQMFEVLGIADRLAGHGCAIRAIKVGDGAPDSGRGGDLDFVTQEGDPPLGTMVENRQLRIALAAAIADAPLVRLKMPATVVTREVDAHGVTLALADETKLAAPLLIVAEGRRSPTRDAAGFHIANWSYHHHAMIGAVTHDRPHGHVAFEIFYPSGPFALLPLVDDADGRHRSAFVWTVSEKDGPGFAKLGDRGFTAELEKRAGGVLGAMQLVAPRMTYPLGFHHSASIVADRIVLVGDAAHGIHPIAGQGLNLGLRDVAALTEVLVEGARLGLDLGDAALLARYQRWRGLDNLMVSLATDGLTRLFGIPGRAAAAVRRTGLGAVQHMPMLKRFFMDEARGEAGDLPRLLAGAEV
- a CDS encoding FtsK/SpoIIIE family DNA translocase; this translates as MASRKAAPGKADWRTVFRQSIARSIVIAAAAALGLFTLFLTLAFATYDSTDAALNTAADGTAANWMGNAGAWFADIGLSIGGVGVVLLLPLLAIIAWRMWKGEAQPHWPRQLSYSFIGILLVGLGAELWSPATSAPMPAGWGGIIALLVGGAIAPLFASAGEPAAALIRFATILLLVGLGLFLAWRALRLEKGWASRFRLPAATSSRVVEPGRPAPYEAEKAPGFMDRAVRPRALAEPVDRAPPEIAEPVQRTVPSKPKPKPQTELFTHYQLPSIDLLTPAPERPAGQIDKAALERNARLLESVLEDFQVKGVVTAVRPGPVVTMYELEPAPGTKASRVSNLADDIARNMSALSARIAPIPGRTVIGIELPNAHRESVVLHEIIGSALFQDHTGALPIILGKNISGDPMIADLAPMPHLLIAGTTGSGKSVGLNAMILSLLYRLGPDQVKMIMIDPKMLELSVYDDIPHLLAPVVTEPKKAIRALKWAVEQMEDRYRMMSSLSVRNLASYNDKVRAALAKGKSLGRRVQTGYDPDTGQPVYEEETLDYAPLPQIVVVVDELADLMMTAGKEVEFLIQRLAQKARAAGIHLILATQRPSVDVITGVIKANLPTRISFNVTSKIDSRTILGEAGAEQLLGKGDMLYVPGGKQITRIHGPFVSDDEVRAVADHWKGQGRPDYIESVTEDPEDGGFAMEGAPAGGDSAEDRMYAKACQIVVESQKASTSWLQRQLRIGYNSAARLIERMEEEGLVSPPNHVGRRDVLTDQYGQPR
- a CDS encoding LON peptidase substrate-binding domain-containing protein, whose translation is MSAAAPLTIQRIAVFPLTGAVLFPGLHLPLHIFEPRYSAMVQEVLARDRQIGMIQPRQLPGEEDREPPALYDVGCVGRIVDVEALDEGRFNLVLEGVARFRVRRELDVTTPFRQVEAEIELEAEDHAVLSSIERASLEREAKRFAARQGYVVDWDSVGQLDDETLVNGIAQVAPFDAAAKQALLEATPIDARAELVIQLMQFFGRFDSDDGRATLQ